attagaatagttattttctcattatataataataaaataatataagatgaatttgattttagatattcacataaaatctccacattaaattatatatttattcactatatggtaatgaataattaataattttaaaaatatttaattttttaattttatcatattttactattctacttattatatgttaattaataatcatgttcttattaaattaatatatcactaagtcaaattaatatattcattatgataaaatatattatagaaagaaagaaagagaaaaataattaacaaaatatatatttgatgtatgtacaataacctttaaatttagaaaaaattttggaaattacTGTAGttaaatttgactaatctaatatgagtatattttattctttaatagttaaatacttattgaatttaactttttaattaatctaataagaGTGCTTAAGTGCCAACCCAATGctataaaataagattaaaaagagagagagagagagtcttggCCCAGTCCGTCTCACTGGGAGACATTTCTCATTTCATCCTTTCCGAATTGGAGCAGGCCGACTCTAATTTCAGATAGCTTCGCCTGTAATGGCCTTAGATATCAATTTATTGACCCTAGCATCGGTTTCGCAGGGCCTATAGAAATCATACATTAATAGAGTAAAGAATATCATGTAACACCCGGATACCACGTGCCCTATAAGTTCTAATGCAAGTACCACTTTTTGCAATATAGAAAGGAAAAACGAAAGGATTAACAGATTCTACGTAATGAAACTTTACGGTTACGTTTCTTTCTACGTACCATGCATCTATTTTATCTTAGTtcgtttaattattataattttttttaaatataaaaaaaaattttaaaataaaaaattttaaaataaaaaattatattaaaaataatattttattaaactgttaattttcatcttatctcatctatttatataaccaaacgTGTCCTAATTCTAATGAGTAATGTGGATtgattattaaatgttaaaacaTTTATGATTGGAAGATGACTTTTACGTTCAGTTACATTCATGTGTCGTACAAATGTcgtacattatttttaaaaaatagtaaaatttattattaaaaaataatttatgctgcatacataatttttaagtatttattatatattttattgatgtgattgatcaaattttttattttatattaaaaaaatgatgcagctaattatattaatgaagTGTGCAAAGAGTATACAAAAATTATTGCACACAGAGtttctgataaaaaaattaaaattttcatttaagttttatatttatttattttttttaaaaagaatgtgcAACACTTGTGCACttcatgattataaatattatttttttattttttaaaacaattgataaactatttttattttttatttaaaaaaaatacgcaAGATTTGACTATTATAGAAAAGTTAAAGAGTAAcgctatatataattatagaaaacaTAAACGTTacacaatcgttttgaaaagaatttttgataaaaaaaaattaaaatttttttaattttaagtgtgCAAAGAGTATACAAAAGTTATTACACACAAAGtttctgataaaaaaattaacatttttatttagattttatatttatttactttttaaaaaaagaatgtgcGACATTTGTGCAttctatgattataaatatcatttttttaatttttaaaacaattgataaactatttttattttttatttaaaaaatatatgcaagATTTGgctattataaaaaagttaaagagtAACGctctatataattatagaaaacaTAAACGTTACACAaccgtttaaaaaaaaaaaaaaatttattattatttttatataaatgtaatatttattattttttctaaaaaagattGCACGTTGCTGCGCTCTCTACTCTTGGACGACAAATATCTTTCCCGAAGTTTATCCAACTTTCCTTTTTGCATCGGGCATTGCTAGGTACAGTCGAAAACGCAAGGCGCAAACTGTACGATTGCCTCGCAATCGGTCGAAACAAAGGTCAAAGCACGTCCGCTGCTAATGCGGAGGTTTCCACGAGTGCCTCGCAATCCCATCTCCCAAGACCCTTAATTTGTCTGCGACTATACACTGACACGGTCAAGGCGCAAACTGTATCGAAACCAATCTTTACCGTCCGTTCTGACGCGTAGGATGATCAACGGAAATGGGTGCATTGGATGACAACGCAAGGCGATCGAAGACTCTTACGAAGCTCAACCTGACCCTCCATTATTACACGTAGGAAAAATCAACGGATTGGAGCACAGGGATGACGGTATACGTtgaaatcaaaggaaataatgGAAGTTTGGTAGACCGAGACATTGAACCAAGCATGGACATGTTCATTCCCTAACGTGcatatatatgcacatatatGCTGCAGGAATATTTACCAATCAAACTCTATCCAGTTAACGAGAATCGTTTCTCTTTTCCAACCACGTACAGGCTTAATCAACTACTGCTTCCAAGATATCAACTGCGAAAATGGTGAGTTGCATACAACACACATATATTAGTTCTGATCTGTAAAGCCGCAATATTCGGTCACAGATTAATAGAGCCATTTTTGAGTTCATTTGAAACTTAAGTTTTGAATacgattttagtttttatttggaACTTAATGTTTAGATATTGGACTAATAATTTTTGTACTTCTGGTATGCCCCTGCAGCCTCTTTCACTCAAGATCGAggtattgttttgttttgcttaattttcttatttatttatacatatatataaatggacaATCTCTGTTAAATGAGTTAATTTCAAGCTGCTCAACTCACCTGCTTGCTGTTTTCTGCAACAGAAAGAATATGTTCAAAACTCAGAAAGAGTAAAATCTGTGGATTTTCATCCAACTGAGCCATGGTAATTTACATATCTTCTTTAATTTTCCCATACATGCATGAAAACAAAGGAAAGCTATCTATATCAAATTAGTATCAAGCAAAATGGATTTTTCAATAGCACTTGCTGATCATTATCTAAAGTATATTGCTGAACAATGCTTTATGTGGCAGGATTCTTGCAAGTTTGTATTCAGGCAGTCTCTGTATCTGGAACTACCAGTCACAGGTTATAAGCTggcaatattttatatattaggcGTACCTTTGACTGATCTTTGAGTACTGTTTCTGTGCTTCAAACACTTTTGacttgtatttattatttttctctctctaagcATTTGATGCTAACCCTTTTTATCTCCAATTCCAGACACTGGAGAAGTCTTTCAAGGTCACTGAGTCCCCAGGTAATTAATGACACGCATGTAGTTTTTTTTGACATTCCAGTACTTTTCCATAGAAGTTGTATGTGCGTGTACTGTTGGGCATGTTTTAGATTgacattcttttttatatatgtgcTTGCAGTCAGGTCAGCAAAGTTCATTGCACGCGAACACTGGGTGGTTGCTGGAGCAGATGACAAGTTTATTCGGGTATACAATTTCCACACACTGGATAAGACCAAAGAATTTGAGGCACACGAAGATTTCATCAGATCTGTGGCCGTCCATCCTACCCTTCCCTATGTGCTGTCAGCGTCCGATGACAAAGTTATAAAGCTTTGGGACTGGGAGAAGGGTTGGGTCTGTACTCAGACTTTCGAGGGGCATTCACACTATGTAATGCAAGTTGCATTCAACCCAAAAGACACCCTTGCTTTTTCAAGTGCATCCCTTGATGGAACCATCAAGGTATTATATATAGGCCTTATGATCTTTTCACTTCTGGCCTAATAGTAAactgcaattttctttttaagtctGTTAATGGCTCCTCTTCTAGGTATGGAATCTGAGCTCTCCTGCTCCAATCTTTACGTTGGATGGCCATTCGAAGGGTGTGAACTGCGTTGATTACTTCACTGGCAacgatgaaacaaagcttttaACCGGTTCTGATGATTTTACTGCTAAGGTTTGCAACCGGCCTATCTCCTTCTTCTTCGGCTAAGTAGAGATTTTTTCATATGCACTAgtgtttatcattaatttgaatCTACTCATTGAGACTAGCTATAATTTTATGAGATAAACAGGTGTGGGATTATCAAAGCAAAAGTTGCCTGCAAACCCTAGAAGGCCACCAGCACAATGTTACATTGATATGTGCTCATCCAGAGTTTCCCATAATTATTACTGGTTCAGAGGACGGAACTATTTGCATATGGGATGCCACCACCTATAGGTAACTCTTCATGATTCAAATTTTCCATATTCTGATACCGTGCAGGAGACCAATTgaaatacatgcatgcattagaACTAGTACTGTCGTCAGACTTTAATAATTGGTTCTgctatatattttggttttggaAGTTTTAAAGT
This window of the Juglans regia cultivar Chandler chromosome 12, Walnut 2.0, whole genome shotgun sequence genome carries:
- the LOC109009145 gene encoding coatomer subunit beta'-2-like codes for the protein MPLSLKIEKEYVQNSERVKSVDFHPTEPWILASLYSGSLCIWNYQSQTLEKSFKVTESPVRSAKFIAREHWVVAGADDKFIRVYNFHTLDKTKEFEAHEDFIRSVAVHPTLPYVLSASDDKVIKLWDWEKGWVCTQTFEGHSHYVMQVAFNPKDTLAFSSASLDGTIKVWNLSSPAPIFTLDGHSKGVNCVDYFTGNDETKLLTGSDDFTAKVWDYQSKSCLQTLEGHQHNVTLICAHPEFPIIITGSEDGTICIWDATTYRLENTLNYDLGRVWVVGYKKGSDRVVFGCDKGTIMVSLNST